A genomic region of Gadus macrocephalus chromosome 5, ASM3116895v1 contains the following coding sequences:
- the LOC132457710 gene encoding glutamate-rich protein 1, translating into MAQRKDVFQSKVLNKLYHKAPTEQNKPNPINLVEILANKPALKRKTFPNSVKDDGESLSSSTDPGLRVYTALPPPADYRAGPQGESVTQPQPERINSDGEAAAESGDDTDQDGQSEDHRRRRRRRGKKTRAPRERSSIDGTTGAAEPKARHLTRDSNATAEGGGGDGGGGGGEPLSRNRRRKLKKKRHKEKLHALGLVPRASALEFTYQREGDEEEEEEEEGKSADEVSRFLRSTMEIYLSDGSVHPDRPTLPTAALQKLLSNVIDGSAPPSVLRLLTRLMGLVQRKEAGRLAQALEDLCTAPLAPEETAALVPLFRYWITDILPMQRDAKE; encoded by the exons ATGGCACAAAGGAAAGACG taTTCCAATCAAAAGTCCTCAACAAGCTTTACCATAAAGCTCCAACGGAGCAAAATAAGCCTAACCCTATTAATCTTGTGGAGATATTGGCGAATAAACCTGCtctgaaaagaaaaacatttccgAATTCAGTCAAAG ATGATGGAGAGTCATTATCCAGCAGCACTGATCCAGGCCTGCGGGTTTACACGGCCCTGCCTCCACCTGCAGACTACAGGGCGGGCCCCCAGGGGGAATCCGTCACACAACCCCAGCCGGAGAGGATAAATAGTGACGGGGAAGCAGCTG CAGAGAGCGGCGACGACACAGACCAAGACGGACAGAGCGAAGACCACAGGAGacgcagaagaagaagggggaaaAAGACGCGGGCCCCCCGCGAACGTTCCTCCATCGATGGAACAACCGGGGCGGCTGAACCAAAAGCCAGACACCTCACACGAGACTCCAATGCCACCgctgaggggggtgggggagatggtggtggcggcggtggggaGCCCCTGAGCAGAAACAGAAGGAGGAAGCTGAAGAAGAAACGCCACAAAGAGAAGCTGCACGCGCTGGGCCTGGTGCCTCGGGCATCGGCTCTGGAGTTCACCTatcagagagaaggagacgaggaggaggaggaggaggaggagggaaagagtgCAGATGAGGTGTCAAGGTTCCTCAGGAGCACAATGGAGATCTACCTGTCAGATG gCTCAGTGCATCCAGACCGGCCTACTCTGCCAACCGCAGCACTGCAGAAACTGCTGAGCAACGTGATCGACGGAAGCGCCCCTCCGTCAGTCCTGAGGCTGCTCACCCGACTCATGGGGCTCGTGCAGCGCAAAGAGGCTGGCAGGCTGGCCCAGGCCCTGGAGGACCTCTGCACCGCGCCCCTGGCTCCAG AAGAAACTGCTGCATTGGTGCCTCTGTTCAGATACTGGATCACAGACATTCTCCCCATGCAGAGAGATGCAAAGGAGTGA